A stretch of DNA from Mycobacterium senriense:
TCCGGGTGCGGCGCCTACGCCAACGAACCGTCGCCAGCAGGGACGGCAGCAATTCCGGAGACATCTCCGGGGCCGGACCGGATTGGTCGATCGCGGCCACTTCGTGGCGGTCGAGCTGTGACAGCAGGGCCGGCACGCCACTGAGGTCGGCGACGGCCTCCCGGCAGGCCGGGCAGTGTGCCATGTGCGTCTCGAATTCGCGGCGTTGCGAGGCCGGCAAGGAGCCCAGCACGTATGCGGCATCCCACATCGCGTAGCGGTCTTCGGGAGGGCCGAGATCCTGCACCGGCGTCCTCATTTCATCCATTCTTCTCACCCCTCAAGCATTCGGAGGCCCTCATCGGGTAACCCCGAGTTCCTGCAGAGTGAGTCGCAACGCCCGCACCGCATAGTGTAGTCGCGACTTCACCGTTCCCTCGGCGATGCCGAGGTCTGCAGCAGTCTGTGTGGTGGTCCAACCGCGGTAGTAGGACCGTTCGATCACCGCCCGGTGCTCGGCGGACAACTGGGCCATCGCGTCCGCTATCAATAACCTGTCCAGCGCGGCATTGACCTCATCCGGCGTGGACTGTTCGGGTGCCCCCGATACGTCTGTGGAGCCGACGACCTTGCGAAACCGCGCGCTGCGCCGATCATCGATGATCATGTTGCGGGCCACGGTGAACAACCACGCCCGCGCCGAGCGCTCGGTGTCGCCGACGACCTCGGGGTGTTGCCATGCCCGCAGCAGCGTCTCCTGAACCACGTCCTCGGACTGGCTCGCGTCCCCCGTCAACCGCAACGCGTAGCGCCACAGAACCGCGGCGTGTTCGTCGTACAGCGCCTTCATCAGAGCGGCCTCGGCTACCCCGGAAGCCCTCCCCGTGCCAGCAACCCGAGCCACTCGATCACCTCCGACTACTGAAACGAGGCGAGTGGGCGTTTAGTTCAAGGCTAGCCCTGCTAGGAGGGCAAAGTCAGGATGCGCGGACCGGCGTCGGTAACGGCGACGGTGTGCTCCCAGTGCGCCGCGCGCGAACCGTCGGTGGTGGTGACCGTCCACTGGTCGTCCAGCACCACGGTCTTGCCGGTTCCCAGCGTCAGCATGGGTTCGATGGCCAGCACCGACCCGGCGGCCAGCAGGGGGCCACGCCCGGGCGAGCCCTCGTTGGGCAGGAACGGGTCCATGTGCATCTGCCGGCCGATGCCGTGGCCGCCGTAGCCCTCGACGATCCCGAAGGCCCGCGAATGGCGGGCCGCGGCGTCGCGCGTGCCCATCTCGATGGCGTGCGACACGTCGGTCAGCCGGTTGCCGGGCACCATCGCCGCGATCCCGGCCTCCAGTGATTCCCTCGTCGCCTGCGACAGCGCCTCGTCGGCCGCGTCCAGCGTCCCGACCCCGAAGGTGATCGCGGCGTCGCCGTGCCAGCCATCCAGCACCGCCCCGCAGTCGATCGACACCAGGTCACCGGGCGCCAGGATCTCGGCGGCCGACGGGATCCCGTGCACCACCCGCTCGTTGACCGACGCGCAGATGGAGGCGGGGTAACCGTGGTAGCCCAGGAACGACGGCACCGCGCCGGCGTCGCGGATCACCGATTCGGCGATCTCGTCCAGGCCCAGCGTCGACACCCCGGAAACCACGGCCGCGCGGACCGCCTGCAACGCGGCCGCGACCACCGCGCCCGCCGCGGCCATGGCGTCGAGTTCGCCGGCACTGCGCTGCGGCACCACCTTGCGACTCCGCAGCCGCGCCAGCGGGTTCATCCCTACTTGCCCAGCGCCTGCAGCGCGCGGGCGAACACTTCGTCCATGGTGCCGACGGCGTCGACGGTCTTGAGTTGGTGGCTGTAGTAGTCCAGCAGCGGCGCCGTCTCGGCGCGGTAAATCTTCATCCGGTTCCGGATGACGTCCTCGGTGTCGTCGGCGCGGCCGCGGCCCTTCAGCCGCTGCAGCAGCTCGTCCTCCGAGACCCGGAATTCCAGCACCGCGTCGATGTCGGTGCCCCGGCGTCCCAGCATGTCGTGCAGCGCCTTGGCCTGCTCGATCGAGCGCGGGTATCCGTCCAGGATGAAACCGTTGGCGCAGTCCGCGTCGTTCAGCCGGTCGTCGACGAGCTGGTTGGTCAGCTCCGAGGGCACCAGGTCGCCGGCGTCCAGGTAGCGCTTGGCCTCCAGGCCGAGCTTGGTCCCGTTCTCGATGTTGCTGCGGAACAGCTCACCGGTGGAGATCTGCGGGATGCCCAGCTTTTCCGAGAGCTTCTGGGCCTGCGTTCCCTTGCCCGCCCCCGGCGGTCCCAGCAAAACGACTCTCACTTGAGGAACCCTTCATAGTTGCGCTGCATGAGCTGACTCTCGATCTGCTTGACCGTATCCAAGCCCACGCCGATCATGATCAACACCGCGGTACCGCCGAACGGCAGATTCTGAACCGCTCCGCTGTTGCCGATCTGCAAGAACAAGTTGGGCAGCACCGAAATTGCGCCGAGGTAGATCGAACCCGGCAGGGTGATCCGGCTCAGCACAAAACGCAGGTAGTCGGCGGTCGGCTTGCCCGGCCGGATGCCGGGAATGAAGCCGCCGAACTTCTTCATCTCGTCGGCACGCTCGTCGGGATTGAACGTGATCGACACGTAGAAGTACGTGAAGAAGATGATGAGGCCGAAGTAGATGGCGATGTAGACCGGGTCGCTCGGGTCGGACAGGTAGGTGCCGACGAACTTGTCCCACCAGCTGTTGCCCACGCCGCCGGCGCCGCTGCGGATCAACTGGGTGATCAGGTGCGGGATGTAGATCAGCGAGGACGCGAAGATCACCGGGATAACGCCGGCCTGGTTGACCTTGAGCGGCAGGTAGGTCGACGTTCCGCCGTACATGCGGCGGCCGACCATGCGCTTGGCGTACTGGACCGGGATCCGGCGCTGGCCCTGCTCGACGAAGACCACGCCGACGATGATGACCAGCGCGGCGATCAGGACGGCGCCGAAGATCATCCCGCCGCGGCTGTCCAGGATCGTCTTGCCCTCCGCGGGGATGCGCGCCGCGATGCCGACGAAGATCAGCAAGGACATGCCGTTGCCGATGCCTCGCTCGGTGATCAGCTCACCCATCCACATCACCAGCGCCGCGCCGCTGGTCATCACCAGCACGATGACGACCAGCGTGAAGATGCTCTGGTCGGCGATGATGTCCAGCGAACAGCCCTGCAGCAGCCCGCCGTTGGCCGCCAGGGCCACGATGCTGGTGGCCTGCAGGACGGCCAGCGCGATGGCCAGATAACGCGTGTACTGCGTCATCTTGGCCTGGCCCGATTGGCCTTCCTTGCGCAGCTCCTCGAACCGCGGGATGACCACCGTGAGCAGCTGCACGATGATGCTGGCGGTGATGTAGGGCATCACCCCCACCGCGAACACGGTGAGTTTGAGCAGCGCGCCACCCGAGAACAGGTTGATCAGCGAGTAGATCTGTCCGGCCGCGCCGCCGCTGGCCTCTTTGATGCACTGCTGGACGTTCGGGTAGTTGACGCCAGGGGACGGTAGCGCGGCGCCGACCCGGTACAAGACGACGATGCCAAGCGTGAAGAGGATCTTCCGTCTCAGGTCGACTGTTCGCAGCGATGAGATGAAAGCGGAAAGCAACTCTTCCTCCTGCGCAGCCGGGGTTTTCCTGCATCACGCGCCCAACACCCGCAGGCCAGGACGTACGGCCGACTTCTCTACAGCGCGTCAAACCGTGTACGAGACTAACAGCTGGTCCGGGCAGGTCTGGTCAGGGCCTTTCCTGCGGCCCCTCGCGGCGCCTTTCACCAAGTGTTCGCGCCGCCGCCGCAACGCGCCCAAAAAACACAGGAACCCGTAAGCCGTGAGGCGTAGAGTGCCTCTGACTCGTTGCATTTGCTAAGTAACTTGGGAGCAGCATGACACGCACTGACCAAGACAGCTGGGACTTGGCCTCGAGCGTCGGTGCCACGGCCACGATGGTCGCCGCGGCCCGCGCACTGGCCAGCGAGGCCGCCAACCCCATCATCAACGACCCGTACGCCGCACCCCTGGTGCGCGCCGTCGGCCTGGACTTCTTCCGGCGGCTGGTTGACGGTGAGGTCGCCGACTCCGAGGGATACGAGGGCAGCGGCAAGGATCTGGGGCTGGAGACGGATTCCATCGCCGTGCGCACCCGCTTCTTCGACGACTTCTTCCTCAACGCCGCCCGCGACGGCGTTCGCCAGGCGGTGATCCTGGCGGCCGGCCTGGACGCCCGCGCCTACCGGCTGAGCTGGCCACCGGGAAGCGTGGTCTACGAGGTCGATCAGCCCGCCGTCATCGAGTTCAAGAGCACCACCATGTCCAGCCTGGCTGCCGCCCCGGCAGCCGAGCGGCGCACGGTCAGCATCGACCTGCGCGAGGACTGGCCCGCCGCGCTGCGCGCCAGCGGCTTTGACGTAACGAAGCCGACCTCGTGGAGCGCCGAGGGCCTGCTGATGTACCTGCCGCCCGACGCCCAGGACCGGCTCTTCGACAACATCACCGAGCTCAGCGCGCCCGCCAGCTTGTTGGCCACCGAGTATCACCCCGACACCGGCGGCACGACGATGTCGCAACGGGCCCAGGAGTTCAACGACCGCTGGGCCAAGGTCGGCTGCGACATCGACCTGTCGGGACTGTTCTTCGACGGCGAGCGCAGCAACGTCGTCGACTACCTCACCGGCAAGGGCTGGGAAGTGGCCTCGCGGCCGCGCCGCGAACTGTTCGGCGACTACGGCCTGCAATTCCACGACGACGAGGCGATGGCGCAGTTCCGCAACATCGTGGCCGTCACCGCCACCCTGCGCCGTTAGGAGACCGCGATGCCGGAGACCGACAGCAGGCGATCAGACGGCGACAGTTGGGATCTGGCGTCCAGCGTGGGCGCCACCGCCACCGCGGTGGCCGCCCGGCGGGCGCTGGCCTCCAAGGGCCCCGAGCCGTTGATCGACGATCCCTTCGCCGAGCCATTGGTGTGCGCCGTCGGCGTCGAGGCTTTCATCCGGATGATGAACGGAGACATCGAGACACCCGAGGACGATCCGGCGTTCACCCCGCGCCGCCTCGGTGAGGGCATGGCGGTCCGCACCCGGTTCTTCGATTCCTTCTTCCTCGACGCCGCCAACTCCGGTATCCGCCAGGCCGTCATCTTGGCCTCGGGGCTGGACACCCGCGCCTACCGGCTGGCCTGGCCGCCTCAGACGGTGGTCTACGAGATCGACCAGCCCCGGGTGATCGAGTTCAAGACCCGGACCCTGTCCCAGCTGGGCGCAACGCCGAGGGCCGACCGGCGGGCGGTGGGCGTCGACCTGCGCGACGACTGGCCGGCCGCGTTGGCCGACAGCGGATTCGACGCGAGCGCACCCGCGGCCTGGAGCGCCGAGGGGCTCCTGGGCTATCTGCCGCCGGAGGCACAGGACCGCCTGTTCGACAACATCACCGCGCTGTCCGCCAACGGCAGCAGGATCGGCACCGGCTACGTGCCCGACATGCGGGGACGCATCGAAAAACGCGGCCGGGAGATCAGCGAACGCTGGCGGCGCATGGGGCTGGACCTCAACTGGGCCGATCTGGTCTACCCCGGCGAACGCAACGACGTGGTGACCTACCTGTCCGGGCGCGGCTGGGACTCGTCGGTGCACACCACCCCGGAGCTCTACGCGGCCAACGGTTTTGAGTTCCCCGAGCAACCCTCGATGGCCGCCTTCGGCGACATCAGATACGTCACCGCGACATTGACCAAGGAGGCGTCGTGACACGCACCGATCAAGACAGCTGGGACCTGGCCTCGAGCGTGGGCGCTACCGCGACCTGGGTCGCCGCGTGCCGGGCGCTGGCCGGCAACCGGCCTGACGCGCTGATCGACGACCCGTTCGCCGACCCGCTGGTCCGCGCGGTGGGTGCCGAGTTCTTCATCCGGGTGCTCGACGGTGAGATCACCGACGAGACGGGCGGTCTCGATGCCGATGCCGACCCCGATGCGGAGTTCAACCTGCAGCGCATGGTCGACATCATGGCCGTGCGCACCCGCTACTTCGACGACTTCTTCACCGACGCAACCGCTTCCGGCGTCCGCCAGGCCGTCATCCTCGCCTCCGGCCTGGACTCACGCCCGTACCGCCTGGCCTGGCCGGCGGGCACGGTGGTGTATGAAATCGATCAGCCGGCCGTCATCGACTTCAAGTCCACGACCCTGGCGAAGTTGGGCGCCCAGCCCACGGCGGACCGCCGGACCGTGTCGGTCGACCTGCGCGATGACTGGTTGAATGCGTTGCGGGACAAGGGGTTCAACGAGTCAAAGCCCAGCGCATGGAGCGCCGAGGGCCTGTTGATGTATTTGCCGCCGGAGGCGCAGGACAGGCTCTTCGATGCCATCACCACGCTCAGTGCCCCGGGCAGCCGGCTGGCGACCGAATACCACGACGGCGGCACGCCGCACCTGCTGGAAAAGCGCGCGAAGGCGATGGCCAGGCGGTGGGGCCAATTCGGCTTCGATGTCGACGTGTCGACGCTGGTCTATCGCGGCGAGCGCACTCCGGCGGCGGCGTATCTGACCGCGCACGGCTGGCAGGTGTCGACGCGCACCCGCGCGGACATGTTCGCCGAGGCCGGGCTGCACGTCCCGCCGGGTGAGAGCATGGAGGCGATGCAGAACAGCATCGCGGTGGACGCCGTTCTGCGCTAACGGTCGGGATTGGCCGCCGGTGCGCGCACCACCATCGGCACCGCGGGGAAACACCACGCCATCTCCGAGCGCGACTTGCGCAGCGCGGCGGTGCCGTAACCCTTCTTGCGGTGGTCGGGGTGGATCCAGATCCGCACCTGCACCTCACCACCGAGCAACTCGCCGAACACCATGCCGACCTTCTCGCCCGAGTCGATGGCCACGAACCATGCGGCCTCTTCGTCGTCGACACGGCCCAACGCGGCTCTGATCTCGTCGTCGAGGTTGCCCGCCTGCCCGCCGGATCCGTCGCCCGACGCGCCACCCATGTCCTCGGTGCGGACGCCGAAGATGTCGCGGTCCTCGCTCGCGGAGAACGGCCGGAGCTCGAGAGTGTCCCCCGAGCTCGCCGGACGCTCGCCCAGGGTGAAGCTCAGCTGCTTGTTCAAGTCTTCGAGCTCGGCCTGGATGATCTTGCGCGAATCCTTGGTCAGCCGGTCGAAGGACAAGCCGAACACCGCTTCGGCGCCCGTGTGCGAGGTGCCGAGCAAACCGGCGATCGCCTCGACCGCTTCCGATTTGTCGTCGGCCTCCACGATCAGGTCGAGCACTTCGTGCCGGCGCTCAAGAGCTTTCAGCAGTGCGTCGGCGATATCCCTGCGGGCGGCTTTGCGGTCTTGGTCGGTCATGGCACCAGCCTAGAACGCCGGTGGTGCGACCGCGCTACATCTGCGGTTTCCCAGCTCCAGGAAGCGCTGGTAGCGATCCTCGACCGCACTCGCCCAGGCCGGATCGGGCTCGACGACGCGCTCGATGCGCGCCCATCGGGCGGCGTCGGCGATCGTCGTCTCCAGGCCGACCGCCATGCGCGCCAGGAACGCCGCCCCCAGCGCGGCCCCTTCCGCCACCCCGGACACCTCGACCGGTCGCCCGGTGGCGTCGGCGATGGCCTGCAGCCACGGCGCCACCCGGGTGCCCCCGCCGGTGGCCACGAGGCGCGACACCGGCGCCCCGCCGAGTTCGATGAGCCGGCGAACCACGAACCCGGACGCCTCATAGGCGGCGCGGCGCAGCGCGGCGGCGTCGTGGGTCAGATCCAGCGCCTCGAGCACGCCCCGGCAGTCCCGATCGTGGAACGGCGTGCGCTCGCCGCGCAGATAGGGCGCCCACACCGGGACCCGCCCGGGTTCGACGGTGGTTGGGTCCGCCGGTGCCACAACGCGATCCACCCAGCCCAGGAACAGCCCGCCGGCGTTGCTGGCCCCGCCGATCTGGCTCTTGCCGGGCGCGGTGTGCGGAATGGTCCACAGGCCGGGCATCTGGCGGGCCTCGGCGATGGTGGTCCACACGATCAGCGTGGTGCCGCACATCACCAGCACGTCGCCGTCGCGGTCGGCGCCGGCCACGATCTGTTCGCACAGCGCGTCGATGGCGCCGGTGGCCAGCGCGGCATCGGTGCCGCGCAACTGCCCGACAACGGCTCCCATGCTCTCCACCCGCGGCAGCTGCTCGACGGCCGCGCCGCGTTCGGCGCACGCCTCGGGATTCCAGCCGGTCCCGTCGAACAGGGGGAACGCGGTGGCGGCGGTCGCGATGTCGATCGCCGCCTGACCCGACAGCGCGTGGTTGGCCACCGCCGGCGCGGGCCAGTAGCCGGCGGCGCCCGGAGCCTGCTCGGCCGTCCAGCGCAAGAACTCCGCGGCCTCGCCCAGGGCGGGCAGCGGCTGCGCGTCGCCGCCGGGCGTGCGGCCCCGGACGTCCCCGTAGAGCAGTCCCGGCGTGATGGGTGCACCGGTGTCGTCGACGGCGGTCATCGACGGCACCATCGCCGAGACGGCCGCCGCGGCGATGCCGGGCTGGTGGATCAGTTCGTTCAGGGCGGCCGACGGCCCACGCCGCCACGCCGCCTCGGCGTCGTGCTCCAGCCGGTCGGGCGCAGGTACCCGCAGCTCATGGGGGATGCGCACGCGGGCCGTCACGTTGCCGTCGGCGTCGGCGGATATCGCCTTGACCGCGGTGCTGCCGACGTCGATGCCGATTGTGACGTCTTTGCGTGACACGGGCGTCACCGTACGCCAGCATTGGCACTCGTGACGTCCAAACCACGCGCGTTGGTGACCGCCCCGATGCGGGGGCCGGGCTTCGCCAAACTGCGAGAGCTGGCCGACGTCGTGTACGACCCCTGGATCGAGCAGACCCCGCTGCGCATCTACGGTCCCGAGCAGCTGGCCGAGCGGATCGCCGGCGAAGCCGCCGAAATCGTGGTGGTGGAAGGCGATTCGGTGCGCGGCCCGGTGTTCGAGCAGGGCGTGCGGGTGATCGCGTCCACCCGCGGTGACCCCAACAACGTCGACATCGCGGGGGCCACCGCGGCCGGCATCCCGGTGCTGAACACCCCGGCCCGCAACGCCGATGCGGTCGCTGAGATGACGGTGGCCCTGCTGCTCGCCGCCACCCGTCACGTGCTGACCGCGGACGCGGATGTGCGCAGCGGCAACATCTTTCGCGACGGCAGCATCCCGTATCAGCGGTTCCGCGCCGCCGAGATCGCAGGACTCACGGCCGGGCTGGTGGGGCTTGGCGCCGTCGGCCGCGCGACGCGGTGGCGGTTATCCGGGCTGGGGCTGCGGGTCATCGCGCACGACCCCTACAACCCCGACGCGCAGCACAGCCTCGACGAGCTGCTGAGCCAGGCCGACGTGGTCTCACTGCACGCCCCGGTCACCGACGACACGGTCGGCATGATCGGCGTGCGGGAGTTCGCGGCCATGCGCGACGGCGTGGTGTTCCTCAACACCGCCCGCGCCCAGCTGCACGACACCGACGCCCTGGTCGACGCCCTGGTCGCGGGCAAGGTGGGCGCCGCGGGCCTGGACCACTTCGCCGGCGAAAGGCTGCCTGTCGACCACCCGTTGGTGGGGATGCGAAACGTCGTGCTGACGCCGCACATCGGGGGCGCCACCTTCGACACCGAGGCGCGGCAGGCGCAGATGGTGGCCGACGATCTCGAGGCGCTGCTGGCCGGCAACGCGCCCGCTCACATCGTCAACCCGGAGGTGCTGGGGTCATGAAGTTCGTCGACAACCCGGAGACCGCGGTGCTGGACGCCGCCAAGGACATGCTGCGCCGCGGCCTGGTGGAGGGGACGGCGGGCAACATCTCGGCGCGGCGGGCCGACGGCAACGTCGTCGTCACCCCGTCGTCGGTGGACTACCGCGACATGCAGCTCGACGATCTGGTGCTCGTCGACGCGGACGGCTCGGTGCTGCGGGCGGCCGAGGGCCGCTCTCCGTCGTCGGAGATGCAGCTGCACCTGGCCTGCTACCGGGCCTTCGACGACGTCGGCAGCGTCATCCACAGCCATCCGGTGTGGGCGACCATGTTCGCCATCGCCCACGAATCGATCCCGGCGTGCATTGACGAGTTCGCGGTGTACTGCGGCGGCGACGTCCGCTGCACCGAGTACGCGGCGTCCGGCACGGCGGAGGTCGGCGCCAACGCGGTCTCCGCGCTCGAGGGCCGCGGCGCCGCCCTGATCGCCAACCATGGCCTGGTGGCGGTGGGGCCGCGGCCGGACAAGGTTCTGCACATTACCGCGCTGGTCGAGCGGACAGCCCAAATAGTTTGGGGCGCACGCGCTCTCGGCGGGCCAGTGCCGATCCCCGAGGACGTCAACCGCAACTTCGCAGCGGTCTACGGCTACCTGCGCGCCAACACCTGACGCTGGTCGATGCCCACCTTCACCGCGCCGCTGTCGCCCTGATTGGCGAGCGCGTGGAAAGCGTCGCGCCACCGTTCCAGTCGGAAGGTGTGGGTGAGCATGGGGCGCAGGTCCATTCGGCCCGCGGCGGCCAGATCGAGGTAGTGTGCGATGGCGTGCTTGCGCTGCCCGTCCACCTCCTCGATGCCGAAGGCGTTCGAGCCGACGAACGAGAGCTCTTTGAAGTACAGCGGGCTGTCCTCCCACCGGCCCGGGGCGTGAACGCCGGCCTTCACCAACGTGCCTCGCGACCGCAGGACCCGGACGCCGACCTCGAAGGTCTCGGGCTTGCCCACGGTGTCGTAGACGACGTCGACGGCGCCGGGGTGGGCCATCGGCAGACCCTGCAGCGGCTGGCGCAACCGGCCACCGCCCCACGTGACGAGCTCCTCGATGATGGCCGTACGCGGTTCGTGCGCAAGGATTTTCGCGGCGCCGAACCGTCGGGCCAGCTCGGCCTGCGCGGCGAAGCGCGCCACCACCGCGACGGCCACGCCGGGATACAGCGCCCGCAGGATCGCAACCGCACACAATCCCAGCGAGCCGGCGCCGTACACCAGCGCGGTGCCCGACCGCGGCGGCGGGTGCCGGGTGATCGAGTGCAGCGACACCGAGAACGGGTCGGCGAACACCGCCATCTCGTCGGGAATCGAGTCCGGCACGGCGAACAGCATGCTGTCGTGTGCCGGCATCAGTTCGGCGTAGCCGCCCGTCACGTCGGCCGAGACCCCGGTGTGGATGCCCGGCTTGATGTCGCCGTCGGTAAAGCTCCAGCACAGGCTGTAGTCGCCGGCTTCGCATGCGGGACAAGGCGGTTGGATGCCGCGCGGCCCGCAGGACAGCCACGGGTTGAGCACCACCCGCTCCCCCACACTCAGCCCCCGTGCCGCGGGGCCCAGCGCCACCACGTCGGCGACCACCTCGTGGCCCATGACTTGCGGGAACGAACAGAACGCGGCCATGGCATTGTCGGTGTCGCCCTCGCCGAAGTCCAACAGGATCTGCTTGGAATCCGATCCGCAGATGCCAGTCAGCCGCGGCCGGGTGATCACCCAATCCTCTTGCGGCAGTTCCGGATCCGGCAGGTCGCGTAGGGCGGTCGGGGTGCGCGTCAGGTTCTGGCTCAACGGGTTGGCGTCGTCGGGCACCTCGAAGGGCTCCGGTGGCACGCCGTAGACGAGCGCCTTCATCGCGACGCCATCCCGGCGGCGCCGGCGATGAACGCGTCCAGGTCGGCGTTTTTGGCGTCGACTACGGCCTTCATGTCGGGTAAGTAGTGCTCGAAGCGCTCACTGTCCAGGGCCGCGATGATGCCGTCGGCCACCACGTCCGCGGCCACCTTGGGTCCCCGGTAGAGCGGTTCCTCGCTGCCCGGGTGGTCCCAGATCTCCGTATCGACCGGGCCCGGCTCGATCAGCTTCACCGAGATCGGCGTGTCGTGCAGGTCCACGGCCATTGCCTCACTCCATCCACACAGCGCGAATTTGCTCGCGCAATAGGCGCTTTCGTGGATTATTCCGAGCCGGCCGCCAACGCTCGACACGTTGACGACCGTGCCCGATCCGCGTGCCAGCATCCGCGGCAACAGCGCCAGCGTCAGGTGCATCGGGGCGAAGAAGTTGACCCGCATGACCGCTTCGGCCTCGTCCGGGTCCAGCGTGATGACGCTGCGCCGCTTGGGCATCGCGGCGTTGTTGACCAGCACGTCGACGCCGTCCATCGCATCCCAGGCCCGCAGCGCCAGGTCACCCAGCGCCGCCGTGTCGGCCAGGTCGGCCACCCACATGGCCGAGTCCGGCGAGGCGCGCCGGCAGTCGGCCAGCACCTCACCAAGCCGATCCCGGCGGCGCGCGATCAGCCCCACCACCGCGCCCCGGGCGGCCAGCCGTCGCGCCAGGGCCGCGCCCAATCCCGACGAGGCACCCGTGATGAGCACCCGTTTACCCGCCATTCCGGAGGGCGTTGCGTACGCCATCAGTAAAGGTTGCCGCGAATCGCGGGAAGCGTACAGTGGGAGAAGCTTGTTATATTGGCTAAGTATTAGATTGACTACCTCCGATAGGGGCACACGAATGACTTCCACCAGGTACGAAGGCGACACCTGGGACCTGGCGTCCAGCGTCGGGGTGACCGCGACCATGGTCGCGGCGGCCCGCGCCATGGCCACCCGCGCCGACAAACCGCTGATCAACGACCCCTTCGCGGAGCCGCTGGTCAAACTGGTCGGCGTGGACCTGCTCTCCCGGCTGGCCAGCGGCGAGCTGGATCCCGCCGAGCTGAACGATGTTCACGACGGTGCGGGGTCGGCCGGGGCGATGTCGCGGATGGCGGACAACATGGCGGTCCGCACCAAGTTCTTCGACGAGTTCTTCCTGGACGCGACGAACGCGGGCATCAAGCAGGCGGTGATCCTGGCTTCCGGGCTGGACGCCCGCCCGTACCGGTTGGCGTGGCCGGCCGGCACCGTGGTCTACGAGGTGGACCAACCGCAGGTCATCGAATTCAAGACCCGATCGCTGGCCGACCTGGGCGCCGCCCCCACCGCCGAGCGGCGGGTGGTGGCTGTCGACCTGCGCGACGACTGGCCCACCGCGCTGCGCAACGCGGGGTTCGATCCGGCCCAGCCGACCGCGTGGAGCGCCGAGGGCCTGCTCGGCTACCTGCCGCCCGAGGCGCAGGATCGCCTGCTGGACACCATCACCGAGCTCAGCGCGCCGGGCAGCCGGTTGGCCACCGAGAGCGCGCCCAACCCCGAGCCCGGCGACGAGGAGAAGATGAAGGAGCGCATGCAGACGATCTCCGAGCGCTGGCGGGCGCACGGTTTCGAGCTGGACATGGCGGGCCTGGTCTACTTCGGTGACCGCAACGAGGCGGCTCCCTACCTGGCCGAGCGTGGCTGGCAACTGAACAGCGCCAGCATCGGAGAACTGTTCGCGGCCAACGGACTTGATCCCCTTACCGACGACGACATGCGCATGGGCGAGATGCTGTACACCAGCGGCACGCTCGGCGAGAAATAGGAGCCAGGAGGATGACCACCGACGCGGGACGCACCGACGGCGACAGCTGGGGACCGGCACACAGCGTGGGAGCGACGGCCACCATGGTCGCCGCCTCTCGCGCCGTGGCGTCGCAGGGACCCGATGCTTTGCTTGACGATCCGCTGGCCGACCCGCTGGTGCGTGCCGTCGGGCTGGACCCGTTCATCCGCATCGTCGACGGCGAGATCGACTTCGAGGACGACCCGCTGTTCAACCGCAAGTCGCGGGCCGAGCAGATCACGGTGCGCACCAGGTTTTTCGACGACTTCTTCATCGGCGCCACCAAAGACGGTGTGCGGCAGGCGGTAATCCTGGCTTCCGGATTGGACACC
This window harbors:
- a CDS encoding class I SAM-dependent methyltransferase, producing MTRTDQDSWDLASSVGATATMVAAARALASEAANPIINDPYAAPLVRAVGLDFFRRLVDGEVADSEGYEGSGKDLGLETDSIAVRTRFFDDFFLNAARDGVRQAVILAAGLDARAYRLSWPPGSVVYEVDQPAVIEFKSTTMSSLAAAPAAERRTVSIDLREDWPAALRASGFDVTKPTSWSAEGLLMYLPPDAQDRLFDNITELSAPASLLATEYHPDTGGTTMSQRAQEFNDRWAKVGCDIDLSGLFFDGERSNVVDYLTGKGWEVASRPRRELFGDYGLQFHDDEAMAQFRNIVAVTATLRR
- a CDS encoding adenylate kinase, translated to MRVVLLGPPGAGKGTQAQKLSEKLGIPQISTGELFRSNIENGTKLGLEAKRYLDAGDLVPSELTNQLVDDRLNDADCANGFILDGYPRSIEQAKALHDMLGRRGTDIDAVLEFRVSEDELLQRLKGRGRADDTEDVIRNRMKIYRAETAPLLDYYSHQLKTVDAVGTMDEVFARALQALGK
- a CDS encoding sigma-70 family RNA polymerase sigma factor; this encodes MARVAGTGRASGVAEAALMKALYDEHAAVLWRYALRLTGDASQSEDVVQETLLRAWQHPEVVGDTERSARAWLFTVARNMIIDDRRSARFRKVVGSTDVSGAPEQSTPDEVNAALDRLLIADAMAQLSAEHRAVIERSYYRGWTTTQTAADLGIAEGTVKSRLHYAVRALRLTLQELGVTR
- the map gene encoding type I methionyl aminopeptidase, which encodes MNPLARLRSRKVVPQRSAGELDAMAAAGAVVAAALQAVRAAVVSGVSTLGLDEIAESVIRDAGAVPSFLGYHGYPASICASVNERVVHGIPSAAEILAPGDLVSIDCGAVLDGWHGDAAITFGVGTLDAADEALSQATRESLEAGIAAMVPGNRLTDVSHAIEMGTRDAAARHSRAFGIVEGYGGHGIGRQMHMDPFLPNEGSPGRGPLLAAGSVLAIEPMLTLGTGKTVVLDDQWTVTTTDGSRAAHWEHTVAVTDAGPRILTLPS
- the secY gene encoding preprotein translocase subunit SecY, coding for MLSAFISSLRTVDLRRKILFTLGIVVLYRVGAALPSPGVNYPNVQQCIKEASGGAAGQIYSLINLFSGGALLKLTVFAVGVMPYITASIIVQLLTVVIPRFEELRKEGQSGQAKMTQYTRYLAIALAVLQATSIVALAANGGLLQGCSLDIIADQSIFTLVVIVLVMTSGAALVMWMGELITERGIGNGMSLLIFVGIAARIPAEGKTILDSRGGMIFGAVLIAALVIIVGVVFVEQGQRRIPVQYAKRMVGRRMYGGTSTYLPLKVNQAGVIPVIFASSLIYIPHLITQLIRSGAGGVGNSWWDKFVGTYLSDPSDPVYIAIYFGLIIFFTYFYVSITFNPDERADEMKKFGGFIPGIRPGKPTADYLRFVLSRITLPGSIYLGAISVLPNLFLQIGNSGAVQNLPFGGTAVLIMIGVGLDTVKQIESQLMQRNYEGFLK
- a CDS encoding class I SAM-dependent methyltransferase, whose product is MPETDSRRSDGDSWDLASSVGATATAVAARRALASKGPEPLIDDPFAEPLVCAVGVEAFIRMMNGDIETPEDDPAFTPRRLGEGMAVRTRFFDSFFLDAANSGIRQAVILASGLDTRAYRLAWPPQTVVYEIDQPRVIEFKTRTLSQLGATPRADRRAVGVDLRDDWPAALADSGFDASAPAAWSAEGLLGYLPPEAQDRLFDNITALSANGSRIGTGYVPDMRGRIEKRGREISERWRRMGLDLNWADLVYPGERNDVVTYLSGRGWDSSVHTTPELYAANGFEFPEQPSMAAFGDIRYVTATLTKEAS